From Uloborus diversus isolate 005 unplaced genomic scaffold, Udiv.v.3.1 scaffold_64, whole genome shotgun sequence, the proteins below share one genomic window:
- the LOC129233706 gene encoding piggyBac transposable element-derived protein 4-like, giving the protein MPKRRRQLTQQEIDAILFASGSESELSSEDDGWPKEQNANNSFIDSEFIAQLPDSEGEIGFNEDPDELHGSLEDQENVSPKENIINDAQEINETGFSYSNLKWTDEIDNTLIRMKPEECKGGPIHDLPVGSSAESYFKLLFTEEMCENILLNTNKYADYVKSTSSSESQKKRKWSPLQHIQELYNFFAIILIMGINKLPRLRNYWSENSALGNERIKEIMTRNRFFQIYKYFHLSDRAEEVSQNDDNFYMMQKIDPFMKELRKNFQSHFHPYKDLSIDEAMVKYKGRLGIVQYMPNKPVKRGIKVWMLCTPFLGYTCNFEVYCGKKDQMPRSTNGLGHDVVSHLTKVLDVGHCVYFDRYFTGIPLMLDLCEKGIYATGTVTGTRKHLPPNLKKIKLQKTGESKVFQCIEFPNLTCTVWKDKKEISIISNHTEHIEITA; this is encoded by the coding sequence ATGCCTAAACGTCGCAGACAGCTGACGCAGCAAGAAATTGACGCGATTTTATTTGCATCTGGCTCAGAAAGTGAGCTATCCAGTGAAGATGACGGTTGGCCGAAAGAGCAAAATGCAAACAACTCTTTCATTGATTCAGAATTCATTGCTCAACTCCCAGATTCAGAAGGAGAAATTGGTTTTAATGAGGATCCTGATGAACTCCATGGAAGTTTGGAGGACCAAGAAAATGTTTCTCCAAAGGAAAATATAATTAACGACGCACAGGAAATCAATGAAACTGGATTTTCATATTCAAACTTGAAGTGGACTGATGAAATTGACAACACTTTGATCAGAATGAAACCGGAAGAGTGTAAAGGGGGTCCAATACATGATCTTCCTGTCGGATCAAGCGCTGAATCCTATTTCAAGCTTCTTTTTACTGAAGAAATGTGCGAAAATATTTTGCTGAACACTAATAAGTATGCTGATTACGTAAAAAGTACTTCCAGCTCCGAAAGTCAAAAGAAACGTAAATGGTCTCCTCTGCAACACATCCAAGAACTGTATAACTTTTTCGCAATAATATTAATCATGGGCATCAACAAACTACCAAGGCTCAGAAACTACTGGTCGGAGAATAGTGCTTTAGGAAATGAGagaattaaagaaattatgaCTAGAAATCGTTTCTttcaaatatacaaatattttcatttgtcaGATAGAGCAGAAGAAGTGTCCCAAAACGATGATAATTTCTACATGATGCAAAAAATAGACCCTTTCATGAAGGAACttcgaaaaaattttcaaagccATTTCCATCCATACAAAGACTTATCCATTGATGAGGCAATGGTTAAGTACAAAGGACGGTTAGGCATTGTGCAATACATGCCAAACAAGCCTGTTAAACGTGGCATTAAAGTGTGGATGCTGTGCACTCCTTTTTTGGGCTACACGTGTAATTTCGAAGTATATTGTGGGAAAAAAGATCAAATGCCCCGTTCAACTAATGGCTTAGGTCATGATGTCGTCAGCCACTTAACAAAAGTCCTGGATGTCGGACATTGTGTGTATTTTGACAGGTACTTTACTGGTATTCCTTTGATGCTGGACTTATGTGAAAAGGGAATATACGCTACTGGAACAGTTACGGGAACCCGAAAACATCTTCCacctaatttaaagaaaattaaactcCAAAAGACTGGTGAATCGAAGGTTTTCCAGTGCATAGAATTCCCGAATTTGACGTGTACTGTGTGGAAAGataaaaaggaaatttctatAATTAGCAATCACACTGAGCATATAGAAATCACAGCAA